In Agromyces sp. G08B096, a genomic segment contains:
- a CDS encoding LacI family DNA-binding transcriptional regulator, with product MEPSPPASAPRKAGPPTLKDVAAVAGVSYRTVSNVINGHRYISDVTREKVEAAIRQVGYRPQLAGRQLRTGRSNLLTLSVPFVSHPYFAQLAHAVVTQAETFGYDVVIDETRGLLERELRVAAGFRAILTDGILFSPLSIDLARFEAERGDTPLVLLGERFRSARIDSVVVDNVQSTYDATASLIGRGRRRLAFLGTVAAGTIGAAPADLRLRGFLRALEANDLEVARTIEVSRWDQQHPDGDYSREEGYERTTELIADLGDIDGLVCANDLLAIGALRAFREAGIPVPGRVAVVGWDNTAEAAYAAPSLSTIAPDLDEIARLAIVALLRRLDEPDAEPQAASAPYRLVTRESSG from the coding sequence GTGGAACCGAGCCCTCCCGCGTCAGCGCCCCGGAAAGCCGGGCCACCGACCCTCAAAGACGTCGCCGCCGTGGCGGGCGTCTCCTACCGGACGGTCTCCAACGTCATCAACGGGCATCGCTACATCAGCGACGTCACGCGCGAGAAGGTCGAGGCGGCGATCCGGCAGGTTGGGTATCGCCCGCAGCTGGCCGGGCGGCAGCTGCGCACCGGCCGCAGCAACCTGCTCACCCTCTCGGTGCCGTTCGTCTCGCACCCGTATTTCGCCCAGCTCGCGCACGCCGTCGTCACCCAGGCCGAGACGTTCGGATATGACGTCGTCATCGACGAGACGCGCGGCCTGCTCGAGCGCGAGCTCCGCGTGGCCGCCGGGTTCCGCGCCATCCTCACCGACGGGATCCTCTTCAGCCCGCTCTCGATCGACCTCGCCCGGTTCGAGGCCGAGCGCGGTGACACCCCGCTCGTGCTCCTCGGCGAGCGGTTCCGCAGCGCGCGGATCGACAGCGTGGTCGTCGATAACGTGCAGTCCACCTACGATGCGACGGCCTCGCTCATCGGCCGAGGCCGCCGTCGGCTCGCGTTCCTCGGCACGGTCGCGGCGGGGACCATCGGTGCGGCACCGGCCGACCTCCGGCTGCGGGGGTTCCTGCGGGCACTCGAGGCGAACGACCTCGAGGTCGCGCGCACGATCGAGGTGTCGCGGTGGGACCAGCAGCACCCCGACGGCGACTACTCGCGCGAGGAAGGTTACGAGCGCACGACCGAGCTCATCGCGGACCTCGGCGACATCGACGGGCTCGTGTGCGCCAACGACCTGCTTGCGATCGGCGCGCTGCGCGCGTTCCGCGAGGCGGGGATCCCGGTCCCCGGCCGGGTGGCCGTCGTCGGATGGGACAACACGGCGGAGGCGGCCTACGCGGCCCCCTCGCTCTCCACGATCGCGCCCGACCTCGACGAGATCGCCCGCCTCGCGATCGTGGCACTGCTGCGCCGGCTCGACGAGCCGGATGCCGAGCCGCAGGCAGCCTCCGCGCCGTACCGGCTGGTCACGCGCGAGTCGAGCGGCTGA
- a CDS encoding acetylxylan esterase, with product MIPAPYDEWFAGSAIDGTYGYDLADLRAVEPVEAAAGFAETWRTWRVEASAVAPEPQLTPLGRVGAHEVSLVEHTAAEGLRLRAWLAVPAEGAARVGVVHGHGYGGRDAPDFSRVPADAAAIFPVARGLGTLNAGVGAPAVKDEHVLHGIQAIETYVLGRCAVDLWHAADALTEVAGPLPLYYIGESFGGGIGALALPWDDRYVGATLIVPSFGQYDLRLGLACEGSGEAVRRHVAVHPEAREVLRTFDASTAATFLRVPVRVEAARWDVVVPPPGQFAVANGIERAAARVAGAELELAVLPAGHAEFPGIDDVRADASAAGLAHLERALTRPAVSRSTRA from the coding sequence ATGATCCCCGCACCCTACGACGAGTGGTTCGCCGGCAGCGCCATCGACGGCACCTACGGCTACGACCTCGCCGATCTCCGAGCGGTCGAGCCGGTCGAGGCCGCGGCCGGCTTCGCCGAGACCTGGCGCACCTGGCGGGTGGAGGCATCCGCGGTGGCGCCCGAGCCGCAGCTCACGCCGCTCGGCCGGGTCGGCGCGCACGAGGTGTCGCTCGTCGAGCACACCGCCGCCGAGGGGCTGCGGCTGCGGGCCTGGCTCGCCGTGCCGGCCGAGGGCGCCGCGCGGGTCGGCGTCGTGCACGGCCACGGGTACGGCGGACGCGACGCCCCCGACTTCTCGCGCGTGCCCGCCGACGCGGCCGCGATCTTCCCCGTGGCGCGAGGGCTCGGCACGCTCAACGCCGGCGTCGGCGCCCCGGCCGTGAAGGACGAGCACGTGCTGCACGGCATCCAGGCGATCGAGACGTACGTGCTCGGCCGCTGCGCCGTCGACCTGTGGCACGCGGCCGACGCGCTGACGGAGGTCGCCGGGCCGCTGCCGCTGTACTACATCGGCGAGAGCTTCGGCGGCGGCATCGGCGCGCTCGCCCTGCCCTGGGACGACCGCTACGTGGGGGCGACCCTCATCGTGCCGAGCTTCGGGCAGTACGACCTGCGGCTCGGGCTCGCGTGCGAGGGCAGCGGCGAGGCCGTGCGGCGGCACGTCGCCGTGCACCCCGAGGCGCGGGAGGTGCTGCGCACCTTCGACGCGTCGACCGCCGCGACGTTCCTGCGCGTGCCGGTCCGGGTCGAGGCCGCCCGCTGGGACGTGGTGGTGCCACCGCCCGGCCAGTTCGCCGTCGCCAACGGCATCGAGCGCGCGGCCGCGCGCGTCGCGGGCGCTGAGCTCGAGCTCGCGGTGCTGCCCGCCGGGCACGCCGAGTTCCCCGGCATCGACGACGTACGGGCGGATGCCTCGGCCGCCGGCCTCGCGCACCTCGAGCGGGCGCTCACGCGCCCGGCGGTCAGCCGCTCGACTCGCGCGTGA